Proteins found in one Lates calcarifer isolate ASB-BC8 linkage group LG8, TLL_Latcal_v3, whole genome shotgun sequence genomic segment:
- the LOC108882743 gene encoding uncharacterized protein LOC108882743: MTFDLNFLPIHRSHQLLKSVWEISSWCWPGSVTEGVLSPSRGWLRRFLLLKLVTVLLFPHGAGIPLLVGCMLSLRALLLLRSPRISTKPSNVLLGQLALSDCLVLLQWVLWLGATLAWWMEEVGCEDGTGLTKKGDSVWWREAVSVLCQQLLDAHHLASLLLLGLLGLEATLVSRWPQQTRSFRTSHWAQLSCSLVWILVLLELIISLHSKLLQDFRLQTYSSTLQDSQTSFMGLVPPPSLPVFAPCLRKTLWLVNLWLHYAVFYSKPQRRKSSFH; the protein is encoded by the coding sequence AGATAAGCTCTTGGTGCTGGCCTGGTTCAGTCACGGAAGGAGTGCTGTCACCCTCCAGGGGATGGCTGCGCCGGTTCTTACTGCTGAAGCTGGTGACGGTGCTGCTGTTCCCGCATGGAGCAGGCATCCCCCTGCTGGTGGGCTGTATGTTGAGTCTGCGAGCTCTGCTACTGCTTCGCTCCCCTCGCATCTCCACCAAGCCCTCCAATGTGCTCCTGGGCCAGCTGGCTCTCTCCGACTGTCTTGTTCTGCTGCAGTGGGTGCTCTGGCTGGGAGCGACGTTGGCCTGGTGGATGGAGGAGGTGGGCTGTGAGGATGGGACGGGCCTCACAAAGAAAGGGGATTCAGTTTGGTGGAGGGAGGCTGTGAGTGTGCTCTGTCAGCAGCTGCTTGACGCTCACCACCTGgcctctctgctcctgctggGGCTGCTGGGGCTGGAGGCTACACTAGTGTCACGTTGGCCTCAGCAGACTCGGAGTTTCAGGACTTCTCACTGGGCTCAGCTCAGCTGCAGCCTGGTCTGGATACTCGTGCTGCTAGAACTCATAATATCCCTCCACTCAAAGCTTTTGCAGGACTTCAGACTTCAGACTTACTCCTCAACACTACAAGACTCTCAAACTTCATTTATGGGTTTGgtgcctcctccctcccttcctgttTTCGCCCCCTGTCTGAGGAAGACATTATGGCTGGTGAATTTATGGCTGCATTATGCTGTCTTCTATAGTAAaccacagaggagaaagagctCCTTTCATTAA